GGAATGGTAACAATATGATAAATTAAATTTAGTGTTCAATTGAGGTTCGTTTCGGTAACAGTGTTTGATTCCAGTTTAGTAAGGTTACGCCTTCAGCCATATGGAAATATTCATGTCCGTCGTCTCAGTTACCCCAGTGTAAATTAAGATTTTGGAGTAAGTCTATGTCCATATATGTTGGCAATTTATCCTATGATGTTACAGAAGAAGACTTAAAAAATGTTTTCTCTGATTATGGTGAGGTAAAGCGTGTACATTTACCAACTGACCGTGAAACCAACAGAATGCGTGGTTTTGGTTTTGTAGAAATGTCTAACGATACCGAAGAAGAAAAAGCCATTGAAACCTTAGATGGCGCCCAGTGGATGGGACGACAAATGAAGGTTAATAAAGCTAAACCTCGTCAATAAGTAAAATCAAGTTATGGTTGGGTGATGCTTTTGCTCTCCCCAACCAGGGCGTTTTCATTCTCAAAAATCTCAGTTTCTAAAATTAGCTAATAGTCTCAAATTCAGAAGTTTTTAACTACTAATGAATCAATTAATAGTAAAAAATCTCCCTTGCTTCCTCTGCTTCCCCTGCTAAACAAATCCATTTTGATGCCGACTTTGAAAACACCCTGCTCCCCAACCTACAATAATGTTAAACTTCTACTGAAAGGGATTAATAACTTTGACTAAATGAGATCGATAAGTAATGATTTGCCCTTCTTGTAAATCTTCGGTAAGCAAATATTCACATTCTGACGAAATAGCCACACTGATAATTAAAGAGTCATAAAAGGAAAACTGATAACGATAATGTAAATCTAAGGCAGTTAGGCTTATCTCTGGAGTTAGAGGAATAACATTTAAGCTATTAATCATCCACCTCACAGTTTCAATAACTTGCACTTGTGTAAATTTGCTTTTTTTAACAGCAGTTTTCATTTCCTTAAACCACACTTTGGATTATTACAAATATTATCTTTGCGTCTTTGCGCCTCTGCGAGAAACAAAAAACGTGGTTTATTCATTTGAAATGCGCTGTAAGAGAATATTGGACACTTCATTGAGAACTTGACTAGAGATAATAACCTCTATTTCTTCATTTTCAATCCAAGATAAAGCGGTTTCTTTTTTATAAATATCTTTCTCATTACAAGGTTCTAAAACAGCATAGATAAAAATATTAGTATCAAAGAAATATTTATCTTTCATTTCTTTCCTCTCTCGAAGAAAGACTACTAATGGTGGTACTATTTTCTCTACACCATTTAGCAAAATCTTTCCTCGTGCGTTTTTTCTCATTAACTTTTGCTAAAAAAGTATCAGTTTTACCACCTATTAAAGATTGAATTTTTAGTAAATCCATTTCATTCTCAATTTCAATAATTAACCGCATATTTACGTTGATATAATTAAATTATATTTTATGTCTTTGACGTTGCTTTATCTTAGATTAACTGAATTGTAACTGATATTGATAGGTATTCCCCACCACATTGATGAAGTCTCTCGCAAAGTCGCAAAGTTTGATTGTAAGTTTTTTCTGTGTAACTCAGGTAAGAATATGAGAAAATATAAGAAAAACACATTTGAATGAATCAATGACAGAGAATCGCAAAAGCCAAGCCATTACTCAGGGAGTGCAAAGAAGCCCTAATCGTGCCATGTTGAGAGCCGTGGGTTTTGGTGATAATGATTTTATTAAGCCTATTGTGGGGATTGCTAATGGTTACAGCACCATTACCCCTTGTAATATGGGTTTAAATGACCTTGCAAAAAGTGCTGAAGCTAGTCTGGCTGAAGCTGGGGCAATGCCTCAAATGTTTGGTACTATTACCATTAGTGATGGTATTTCTATGGGTACTGAGGGCATGAAATACTCCTTGGTTTCCCGAGATGTAATTGCTGACTCCATCGAAACGGTATGTAGTGGGCAAAGTATGGATGGGGTGATCGCCATCGGTGGTTGTGATAAAAATATGCCGGGCGCTATGATTGCTATGGCACGGCTCAATATCCCTGCTATTTTTGTTTATGGTGGCACAATTAAACCGGGTCATCATAATGGTGAAGATTTAACGGTGGTTAGCGCTTTTGAGGCGGTAGGAAAGTATAGCGCTGGAAAAATTGATGAAGCGGAATTAACTGCTATCGAAAAAAATGCTTGTCCGGGCGCTGGTTCTTGTGGTGGGATGTTTACTGCTAATACCATGTCTTCCGCTTTTGAGGCTATGGGCATGAGTTTGCCTTATTCTTCGACTATGGCGGCGGAGGATGGGGAAAAGGTGGAAAGTACCAAGGCTTCGGCCCGGGCGCTGGTGGATGCTATTCGTAATCAAATTTTGCCTTCTCATTTATTAACTCGTAAGGCTTTTGAAAATGCTATCGCTGTAATTATGGCGGTGGGCGGTTCGACTAATTCTGTCTTACATTTGTTAGCCATTGCTAATACTATCGGGGTTGATTTAACTCTTGATAATTTTGAGGAAATTCGTCACAAAGTTCCCGTAATTTGTGATTTAAAGCCTTCTGGTCGTTATGTGACGGTGGATTTACATAATGCTGGTGGTATTCCTCAAGTGATGAAAATATTATTGGTTAATGGTTTATTGCACGGGGATGCTTTAACTATATCGGGGCAAACTTTGGCTGAAGTTTTGGCGGATATTCCTGATAATCCTCCAGAAAGTCAAGATGTAATTCGTCAATGGGGTAATCCTCTTTACAAGGAAGGTCATTTGGCTATCCTTAAAGGTAATTTGGCTTCTGAAGGTGCGGTGGCGAAAATTAGTGGAGTGAAAAATCCCGTTATTACTGGTCCAGCGCGCGTCTTCGAGTCTGAGGAAGAATGTTTGGATGCCATTTTAAAAGGCAAAATTGTCCCTGGTGATGTGGTGATCGTGCGCTATGAAGGTCCTGTGGGTGGTCCGGGTATGCGTGAAATGTTAGCGCCCACCTCCGCTATCATTGGCGCTGGATTGGGCGATAAAGTTGGTTTAATCACTGACGGGCGCTTTTCTGGTGGCACTTACGGTTTAGTGGTGGGTCACGTTGCGCCCGAAGCTGCCGTAGGTGGTAATATCGCTTTAGTACAGGAAGGGGATAGTATTACCATTGATGCTACCCAAAAACTCTTACAAATCAATGTTTCTGCTGAGGAGTTAGAGGGGCGCCGTAAGCATTGGCAGCGCCCTTCACCCCTTTATCCCCGTGGGGTTTTGGGTAAATATGCTAAGTTAGTTTCATCTAGTAGCAAGGGCGCTGTTACTGATTTTCCCGACTAATTTGTTGAGGGGAGGAGGGCGCTGGAAAGGTGTCAGGTGTTAGGTGTTAGGTGAAATAAAGGTGTCAGGTATCAGGTGTTAGGTATTAGGTGAAAGAATTGACAAAAAATATATCTTATATCAAGTTCGTTTGCTCACTTATCAATCAATTAAAATAATCTTAGTTCAATTTATTGAACGTGATACTGTTAGCCGTGTAATTCATTACACGGTGGGTAAATTAGGAAGATATAACCTATTTGTAACAGATTGTCCGAACTTGATATTAATTAATTTTTTCGGTTCAATTTTTTTGCTCGAATTATATCATCGTTTGAAAATTACACCTGAAACCTGAAACCTGCAACCTGTAACCTAGCCTTATCAGACATTCTTGCATCGAACTGAGGTCTTGTCAGGGTTTTTAATTCTATTTTTGGAGTCTTATGAATAATCAACAGCTACCACTTTTCCCTCCCCGTAGTGTGGAAGAATTAATCAAAGATTTGCAACTGTTAACCGCAGAAATTCAAGAGTTATACTGCCATGATGAAACTCCTTGGATTATTGGCTATAGTGGAGGCAAAGATAGCACTTGTATTTTGCAGTTGATTTGGAATGCCATTGCCCAACTACCAGAAGCAAAACGCCACAAAAAAATTTATGTCATTACCAATGATACCTTAGTGGAAAATCCCATCGTCGCTTATTGGGTGAGCCAATCTATCGAAAAAATTAATGACAGCGCCCTCCGCCAAAATATGCCCATTACCGCCCACCTCACTCAACCAGTGGTTAAAAATACTTTTTGGGTATGTTTGATCGGCAAAGGCTATCCCGCACCTCGGCGCAATTTCCGATGGTGTACAGAAAGAATGAAAATTCAACCAGCAGAGCAGTTTATCAGGGAAACTGTGCGCCTTCACGGGGAAACTATCCTTGTGCTAGGCACTCGTAAAGCTGAAAGCACCAATCGCGCCCGTAACATGAAGCGCCGAGAAGAAAAAGACAGAATTAGAGAACGTTTGAACTATAATTCTCGAATGCCCAATTCTTATGTTTACACTCCCATTGAAGATTGGCGCACCGATGAAGTGTGGTTATATTTGATGCAGTGGCAAAACCCTTGGGGAGTGGATAATAACGATCTTTTTGCCATGTATAGGGGCGCTACGGCAGATAACGAATGTCCTTTGGTGGTTGATACTAACACCCCTAGCTGTGGTGATTCTCGTTTTGGTTGTTGGGTGTGTACCCTTGTTAATAAGGATAAGTCTATGGAGGCAATGATTCACAATGATGAGGAAAAGGAATGGTTGCAACCTTTGCTCGATTTGCGCGATGAGTTAGATGTGGATAATGACCATGATAAGAGGGATTTTCGCCGTATTTATGGCAAAGTGGAATTATATGAACGCAATGTGGATGGTAATACTACAATCCATAATATCCCTGGTCCATATTTGAAGGAATGGCGAGAATATTGGTTGAAAAAGGTACTTTTAGCCCAAAAAAGTTTACAGGAAAATGCACCACCTCAATTTAAGGATTATCCTTTGATTTCTCAGGCTGAATTAACGGAAATTAGACGAATTTGGTTAGAGGAAAAACATGAATTTGAGGACACTTTACCCACTATTTATCATGACATAACAGGATTAGAATTTCATGATCCTGATAATGAAGGGCAACATCGTCTCCTTGGCACAGAAGAATGGCGCACCCTTGAGGAATTATGCGATGGTGATGCTATGCACTTGGAGTTAATGGCTCGTTTATTGGATACGGAGCGTCAATTTTTTACAAAAACTCGTCGGGTTGGCATTTATCAGGCGCTAGAAAAGTGTTTTGCCACGTCTTCCCGCAGTAAAGAGGAAGCCATTGCCAATGCCCATTATTTGCGAGAGGTGAAGGGCGCTGCAGCTAGAGGTGATGTTCAAGCCTTGCAACAACAACTTGAATGGGGGCAAATGAAGTTTAAAAAATAAAGTTGTAATGGACAATTAACAATGGATAATTGACAATTGAAGGAATGTAAAATGTAGAAGTAATTATTTTCTAAATTCTAAATTCTAAATTCTAAATTCTAAATTTTTTCTCCCCTTTGCTATATATATTTAAGGAAAAATTAATGACCAAAATTGCTGTAATTGATTATGATATGGGTAATTTACACTCGGCGTGTAAGGGTTTGGAAAAGGTGGGCGCTACTCCCATTGTTACTGACTCTGCGCCGGTTATTCTTGATGCTCAAGGCATTGTTTTACCCGGTGTTGGTTCATTTGATCCTGCCATACAGCATTTAAGGTCTCGCAATTTAATTCAACCCATTAAGGATGCTATTGCTCAGGGTATGCCTTTTCTTGGTATTTGTTTAGGATTGCAAATTTTGTTTGAGAAGTCTGGGGAAGGAAAGGAAGAAGGTTTGGGCATTTTCAAAGGGGAAGTGCGCTCGTTTCAGTCTGAACCTAATTTAACGATTCCTCACATGGGTTGGAATACCATGACAAAAGTTCAAGCTAACCATCCTCTGTGGGCTAATTTACCCCCTGAACCATATTTTTATTTCGTTCACTCATTTTATGTTGACCCTCTTGATAAAGCCATTATTGCTGGGGAAGTTACCCACGGTAGTCAAAGGGTGACGGGCGCTGTTATTCGTGATAATGTCATGGCGGTACAGTTTCACCCTGAAAAGTCTGCCGATGCTGGTTTGATGGTGTTAAAAAATTTTGTGGAGATGGTGGAGGGCTCTTGTACTCACTTACTATAAAAATATCGAATACATTGATTGACTTGACACCATATAATTTCTTGTACTAATATTAGAGCGTAACAACATTCTTGAGCAAATGACTGTACTGGAATACAAGCTAAAAGGCAAACAATACCAATATCAAGCCATTGATAATGCTATTCGTACGGCTCAATTCATCAGAAATAAAGCCCTGCGTTTGTTGATGGATGGTGAAAAGGTTTATAAATATGACCTTAATAAGTCTTGTAAGGTTAACGGTGGGAGTGTCAAGCATTTATTCAGAGTCAAAAGCATATATAGCAATCCGTTCTGACTTGTGAGAATTTAATAGAAAATAATTCTCCCCTCGCCCTCTGGGAGAGGGGTTGGGGGAGAGGGCATATCATATTATGTTCTCTCAAATGATTCCTGATTGCTATATAATGACTAAAATAATTTTTCTTGAATAAAAACTTAGAAAGTTTTGCAAAAACTAATTAATAAAATCAGTCCAGGATTACAGAAAATTATCGGCAACGTTAGTTGGCTACTATCAGAAAGATTTCTTAGTCTTTTAGTTAGTTTATCCATTAATATCATTGTAATCAGATATTTAGGACCAGACTTGTTAGGAAAAATTAGTTATGCACTTGGTTTTGTTACTTTATTTGCCTCCTTGGCAAGATTGGGATTAGATAATATTGTCGTCAGAAATATTGTCAGAGATGTAGATTCAACTACGGAGATTTTAGGAACTGCATTTTTTTTAAGATTCACTTCTTCTATTTTGGCAATTATTTTAACCATTACTTTATCTTCTTTGATACATCAGAATAGTATCGAAACTCATCATCTAATTGTTATTCTTTCCCTAACTATTTTTGCTAATAACTTTGAAGTTATTAAATTCTGGTTTGACTCTCAGGTTTTAGCCCGTCCCATGGTACTCACTAGAACTTTTGTATTATTTCTATCTTCAGTTTTAAAAGTTTTATTTGTGGCACGGCAATTATCGATTAGTTTTTTCGCTTGGCTATATGTTGTAGAGTCTGTTTTAACTGGTTTGATAATGTTTTATTATTATCATCGGTATCAACAATCCACTCAACAATGGCGAGTTAATCTAGCAAAAGCCAAAACGATTTTAAAGGATTCTTTTCCATTAGTTCTTTCTGCCATGGCAATTATGATCTACATGAAGATTGATTTGATCATGTTAGGGCGCTTAACGAATGATGCAGAAGTGGGCAATTATGCGGCGGCGATTCGTTTTTCAGAAGTGTGGTATTTTTTACCCGGTTTTGTTTGTACGTCAGTTTTTCCCAGTATTGTACGCAGTAGAATGAACAGTGAGGAAGAATATTATCAAAGATTACAAAAATTGTATGATTTAATGTCGTGGTTAGCATGGATAATTATTGTTTTCATTACTTTGATTGCTTCTACTTTAATTGAGCAACTTTTAGGTGCCGATTTTAAATCAGCAATTCCCATTTTAATGTTACATATTTGGGCATGTCCTTTTGTCTTTTTGATGGTAGCGAGAGGTAAATGGTTGTTAACAGAAAATCTTACTTCTATTACTTTTAAATCTTCTTTTCTAGGGGCTGTTTCTAATATTGTGATTAATTATTTCTTGATCCCTCTTTATGGTGGTTTAGGCGCAGCTATTGCCACCGTTATTTCTTATGGTATTCATTCACATTTGAGTTGTTTAATTTTCCCCGAAATGAGAAATCAATTTAAGATGTTGACTAAAGCATTTTTTATTCCCTTTCGATTTCACCAGAATATGTTATATTTAAAATCACTTAAAAAATTAGTTTTTTAAGCTATTGTTATTATCGAGATTTATAAAAGTTTATTAATAGTTTTAAGTTGTTTAAAAATGAAAAAACTTGTTGTATTAGACACGGCAGTAAGTAGTTCTAATCTGGGTGATCAGATTATTATGGACGCAGTATATGGTTATCTAAAACAGATTTTTTCTGGAGATTTTTTTGTTAATATACCTACCCATGATGTAATTTCTAGAACTTCTTATTACTATTTAAGAGAAAGTGATTATGCCATTGTCGGTGGCACAAATCTTCTTTCTGCCAACATGAATTCTTATAATCAATGGAAAATTGGTTTATATGATTCTTTTTTCTTAAATGATATTATTTTGATGGGAGTTGGTTGGTGGCAGTATCAGGGATTGCCTAATGCTTATACCAAATATTTATATCATTCGGTACTTAATCATCAATATGCCCATTCTGTGCGTGATGAATATACCAAAAAACAACTTAATGCTATTGGTTTTAATAATGTGATCAATACGGGTTGCCCAACGATGTGGAAGTTGACAGAAGCGCATTGTCAACAAATTACACGACACCGCTCAGATTCAGTATTATTAACTTTTACTCAGTATAAACAAGATGAAAGTTTAGACCGTCAAGTGGTTGATATTCTTAGTGAAAGATACGACAAAATTTATTATTGGATACAGCAACCTAACGACTATGATTATATGAAGGGTTTTAATTGTGAAAAGGTTATCTATGTTGAACCTAGTTTACAGGCTTTAGATCGGGTTTTAGCAGATGTTAATTTAGACTATATTGGGACAAGATTACACGCTGGAATTAGAGCTTTACAAAATAAAAAAAGAAGTTTAATTTTGGCTGTGGATAATCGGGCGCTGGAAATTTCTAAAGATACAAACTTACCTGTTATTTCTAGGGATGATTGGGATGGAATTAAATCTTGGATAGATTCTGAGTATGTCACAGAAGTTAAACTACCTTGGCATAATATCGAGCAATGGCAACAACAATTTAAGGGATGATGAAATCTTTATTAGTTAACACCAATGATATATCGGGGGGGGCGGCGCGCGCCGCCTATCGCTTACATCAAGGGTTAAGTCTCACTGATGGCATCGATTCTATGATGTTAGTTCAAAATCGTGTGGGTGATAATCACTCTGTGGTGACGGCTGATTCTCCCCAAGATAAATGGAGGAAATTAGTTACTAAAATTAGACCGACTATGGATAATTTGCCCAAAAATTTTTATCCTAATCGTCAAAAAACTCCTTTTAGTGTGCAATGGTTTCCTAATTCTATCGCTAGAGTTATTAATGATCTTAGTCCAGATGTGGTGAATATACATTGGATTAATATGGGTTTTATTCCTATTAGTAGTCTCAAGCAGATTAAAGCGCCCCTCCTGTGGAGTCTCCATGATATGTGGGCTTTTACTGGGGGATGTCATTACGCTGGAGATTGTTTATCTTATCTTGATTCTTGTGGTATTTGTCCACAGTTAGGAAGCCAGAAGGAAAATGATTTGTCTCGTCAAATTTGGCTTAGGAAGTCTCAGCAGTGGCAAAATGTTGATTTTACAGTGGTTGCTTTGAGTCATTGGTTAAAGGATTGTTGTTTAAAAAGTTCCCTGTTTCGAGACCGAAGAATTGAGATTATTCATAATGGTATTGATACGAATATTTATAAGCCTCTCGATAAAAAATTTGCCAGAAATATTTTAAATTTACCTCAAGATAAAAAATTAATTTTGTTTGGAGCAATGAGTGCCACTAGCGATGGCCGTAAAGGGTTTCAGTTTCTAGCGCCCTCCCTCGAAATCCTCAAGGATAATGATAATTTAGAATTAGTCATTTTTGGTGCTTCACGCCCTTCTCAAAATGCTGATGTGTGTGGATTAAAGACAAATTATTTAGGGCGTTTGAATGACGATATTTCTCTTGCTTTAGCTTATTCTGCAGTAGATTTATTCATAGCGCCCTCCACCGAAGATAATTTACCTAATACGGTGATGGAATCTTTGGCTTGTGGCACACCCTGTGTAGCTTTTAATATTGGTGGTATGCCTGATCTAATTACCCATCATCATAGTGGTTATTTGGCAAAACCTTTTGATGTCAATGATCTTGCTCACGGCATTACTTGGGTATTAGAGGATGAAGGGCGCTGGAATCAACTATCGCAAAGCGCCCGTCAAACTGTCTTAGAAAAGTTCACCCTCAAAATTCAAGCTCAAAAATATTTAGAACTATATCAAGATGTAATTGCTAACAATCAAAGTCAGTAAATATTCTTGTTACAATGAGCAAATATAAGTCGGCAATAAATGGGAAGAATAATTGATGACTGCCACCATTATTAAAGAAAAAGATACTCTTATTACCGAGGAAAAAATATATACTCCATCAGAATATTTAGCTTTAGAAAATCAAGCTCAGTATAAACACGAATATAGAAATGGAGAAATTATCCCCATGGCTGGAGGTACAATAAATCATAATGAAATAGTTACCAATTTATGTACACTATTTAAAATAGCGTTGAAAGGGCAAAAATACCGAGTCCTCATCGGTGACGTGCGCTTGTGGATACCCCAGCATAATCAATATACTTATCCTGATGTCATGGTTATTGGAGGTGAACCTATTTATCATCAAGGTAACACCACTATTACTAATCCCCTGCTAATTATCGAAGTGTTATCTCAGTCAACTCAAGACTATGACCGTGGGACGAAATTTACTTATTATCGTAGTATTAATAAATTACAAGAATATATTTTAATTGATCAATATAGTTATAAAATTGAACACTTCAGTAAAAATGAGCAAGGATATTGGTTACTAAGAGAATACGATCAGCTAGAAGATATTTTGTTATTATCATCTTTAAATTTATCGTTAAATATTGTTGATATTTATGAGCAAGTGAAGTTTGACAAAAATATTTAGAGCCGTATCAAAATATTGTAAACTACGGCAGTTATAAATCATTGGTGAAAAATTAATTATTATGAAAAAACATCCAAGATACCATCCCTTTTGCCTGTTGCCTCTTGGCTTTTCAGATAACTTAATTGCTACAACTGATTTAGTATTGCTATAGTTGGTATCTAAGTTTACCGATTCAACCTTACAAAGATTTATGAGTATTCCCATCCAGCGCCTGTACAACTCCCCCAACTGTGTCCTATCCTTGCAAGGGTTTAGCGATGAAAACTCCTCAAGTCAAAGCACTCCCGTTATGTCGGTATTAACAGTAGCACAGTGTCAAATCATGAATCAACCACATACCCTATCAGGGGGGGTTAGTTTTGTTAATAACTTAGTTAAAGCCGTAAGTGCCTATGGGCAACAATGTTTAAGCGGATTGACACATCCAGAAGAATTAGAGGGAGAAAGTGACTATATCTTTTTGCAAAAATTACCTGAAAAAAATCGTCACCTTTTAGTATGGCAAGAAAAAAAAGACCACACAGAAAAAGAAATTAAACTAGAACTAAGCACTATACAACTATTCGATTTACTGGAAACTATTGATCAACTGTGTGCCGATCAAATGACATTACCGCAAATAACCACTAAATTAAACCCCGTTTCACGGCGTTACCGTCAAATGGAAGTATCCTTAGTAGAACAATCAGCGCCCGTCGCCTTTGGCTTAACAGGGTTTGCTCTCAGCGCCCTTCTCCTTTTCCTCATGCCCTACCCCAAAGAAATTACCGATCCTAATCTGCAACCAGCGCCCACCCCCGTACAAAATATTCAGGAATAGGTGACAAGGAGAAAGGGAGAAAGGGAGAAAGGGAGAAAGGGAGATGGGGAGATGGGGAGATGGGGAGATGGGGATATAATTAATAGTTTTTCATTGTCCATTGTCCATTGCCAATTACCAATTATTAATATGTACTTATTGCATAAATAATCAGCAAACTAATCATTTATCGTAATATCTGGTAACAATAGATACCGAGAAAAAAATGTAAAGAAAATATAAATTTAACAATGATTAAATTTATATCTCTTAACAAAAGCGAATAAAAATGAGCAAATTATCCCGTAGAAAATTTCTCGTTACCAGTGGTATAACGGCGGTGGGCGCTGCTATTCTTTATGGTTGCGGTGCTGATAACGCCCCAGAAGAAACCACCACCGATCCGGCTACCACAGGGCAAGTTGAAACCGTTGACATGGGAGAAAATGCTCCCGAAACCCCCTCAGCTAAACTAGGATTTATTGCCCTTACCGATGCCTCTCCTCTCATCGTAGCCTTAGAAAAAGGTATTTTCGCCAAATATGGCATGACCAATGTTGAAATCCTCAAACAAGCCTCATGGCCCGTCACCAGAGATAACATCGAATTAGGTTCGGGTGGTGGTGGTATTGACGGCGCCCACATCCTCACCCCCATGCCCTATCAAATGACCTTAGGAACAACTACTAATCAACCAGTTCCTATGTATATCTTGGCTCGTCTCAACACTAACGGTCAAGGTATATCCGTTAGTAATGCCTTTCCCGAAGTCGGTTTAAATACCCCCGATAAACTAAAAGAAGCAGTAGCCAAAGCTAAAGCAGAAGGTAGAGACTTTACCGCCGCCATGACTTTTCCCGGTGGCACTCACGATGTTTGGATGCGTTACTGGTTAGCAGCTAATGGCATTAATCCTGATAGCGATGCCTCTGTAGTACCCGTGCCACCTCCACAAATGGTGGCTAACATGAAAACCAATACCATGGATACCTTCTGCGTGGGAGAGCCTTGGAATGCTCAATTAGTAGGGCAAAAAGCAGGATACTCCGCTTTGGTGACAGGAGAATTATGGAATAATCACCCCGAAAAAGCCTTCGCTTTACGTCAAGACTGGGTAGATCAAAACCCTAAAGCCGCCAGAGCATTATTAATGGCAGTATTAGAAGCTCAACAATGGTGCGATCAAGCGGAAAATGTCGAAGAAATGTGTCAAATTGTTTCTCAAAATAAATGGTTTAAAGTACCCTATGAAGACATTGTGGAAAGATCAAAAGGTAATATTGACTTTGGCACAGGTAGAGTAGAAGAAAACTTCGAGTATGCCATGAAATTTTGGCGCGATAACGCTTCCTATCCTTTCAAAAGTCATGATTTATGGTTTTTAACTGAAAATATCCGTTGGGGTTATATTCCTGCCGATACTGATACCAAAGCCTTAGTGGACAAAGTTAACCGAGAAGATTTATGGCGCGAGGCTGCCGAAGCCATTGGCGTATCTGCGGATCAGATTCCTACGGAGACATCGAGAGGAGTAGAAACTTTCTTTGATGGTATCACCTTCGATCCTGAAGATCCTCAAGCCTACCTAGATAGTCTCCAATTCAAAAAAATCTAGGTAAGGATCATATTTCGGGCTTCTAGCCCGATTTTTGCAGAATTTCAATGGTGGGCAGTGCATCGCCCCACTGAATTTATTGTTAACTACTAATTATTTTATTAAAAACTATGGTGGCTCAAACTGGTTTAAGTAAGAAAAAC
Above is a window of Cyanobacterium sp. T60_A2020_053 DNA encoding:
- a CDS encoding polysaccharide pyruvyl transferase family protein, whose translation is MKKLVVLDTAVSSSNLGDQIIMDAVYGYLKQIFSGDFFVNIPTHDVISRTSYYYLRESDYAIVGGTNLLSANMNSYNQWKIGLYDSFFLNDIILMGVGWWQYQGLPNAYTKYLYHSVLNHQYAHSVRDEYTKKQLNAIGFNNVINTGCPTMWKLTEAHCQQITRHRSDSVLLTFTQYKQDESLDRQVVDILSERYDKIYYWIQQPNDYDYMKGFNCEKVIYVEPSLQALDRVLADVNLDYIGTRLHAGIRALQNKKRSLILAVDNRALEISKDTNLPVISRDDWDGIKSWIDSEYVTEVKLPWHNIEQWQQQFKG
- the hisH gene encoding imidazole glycerol phosphate synthase subunit HisH, with the protein product MTKIAVIDYDMGNLHSACKGLEKVGATPIVTDSAPVILDAQGIVLPGVGSFDPAIQHLRSRNLIQPIKDAIAQGMPFLGICLGLQILFEKSGEGKEEGLGIFKGEVRSFQSEPNLTIPHMGWNTMTKVQANHPLWANLPPEPYFYFVHSFYVDPLDKAIIAGEVTHGSQRVTGAVIRDNVMAVQFHPEKSADAGLMVLKNFVEMVEGSCTHLL
- a CDS encoding PIN domain-containing protein, with amino-acid sequence MKTAVKKSKFTQVQVIETVRWMINSLNVIPLTPEISLTALDLHYRYQFSFYDSLIISVAISSECEYLLTEDLQEGQIITYRSHLVKVINPFQ
- the ilvD gene encoding dihydroxy-acid dehydratase — encoded protein: MTENRKSQAITQGVQRSPNRAMLRAVGFGDNDFIKPIVGIANGYSTITPCNMGLNDLAKSAEASLAEAGAMPQMFGTITISDGISMGTEGMKYSLVSRDVIADSIETVCSGQSMDGVIAIGGCDKNMPGAMIAMARLNIPAIFVYGGTIKPGHHNGEDLTVVSAFEAVGKYSAGKIDEAELTAIEKNACPGAGSCGGMFTANTMSSAFEAMGMSLPYSSTMAAEDGEKVESTKASARALVDAIRNQILPSHLLTRKAFENAIAVIMAVGGSTNSVLHLLAIANTIGVDLTLDNFEEIRHKVPVICDLKPSGRYVTVDLHNAGGIPQVMKILLVNGLLHGDALTISGQTLAEVLADIPDNPPESQDVIRQWGNPLYKEGHLAILKGNLASEGAVAKISGVKNPVITGPARVFESEEECLDAILKGKIVPGDVVIVRYEGPVGGPGMREMLAPTSAIIGAGLGDKVGLITDGRFSGGTYGLVVGHVAPEAAVGGNIALVQEGDSITIDATQKLLQINVSAEELEGRRKHWQRPSPLYPRGVLGKYAKLVSSSSKGAVTDFPD
- a CDS encoding flippase; translation: MQKLINKISPGLQKIIGNVSWLLSERFLSLLVSLSINIIVIRYLGPDLLGKISYALGFVTLFASLARLGLDNIVVRNIVRDVDSTTEILGTAFFLRFTSSILAIILTITLSSLIHQNSIETHHLIVILSLTIFANNFEVIKFWFDSQVLARPMVLTRTFVLFLSSVLKVLFVARQLSISFFAWLYVVESVLTGLIMFYYYHRYQQSTQQWRVNLAKAKTILKDSFPLVLSAMAIMIYMKIDLIMLGRLTNDAEVGNYAAAIRFSEVWYFLPGFVCTSVFPSIVRSRMNSEEEYYQRLQKLYDLMSWLAWIIIVFITLIASTLIEQLLGADFKSAIPILMLHIWACPFVFLMVARGKWLLTENLTSITFKSSFLGAVSNIVINYFLIPLYGGLGAAIATVISYGIHSHLSCLIFPEMRNQFKMLTKAFFIPFRFHQNMLYLKSLKKLVF
- a CDS encoding RNA-binding protein; this encodes MSIYVGNLSYDVTEEDLKNVFSDYGEVKRVHLPTDRETNRMRGFGFVEMSNDTEEEKAIETLDGAQWMGRQMKVNKAKPRQ
- the dndC gene encoding DNA phosphorothioation system sulfurtransferase DndC, with protein sequence MNNQQLPLFPPRSVEELIKDLQLLTAEIQELYCHDETPWIIGYSGGKDSTCILQLIWNAIAQLPEAKRHKKIYVITNDTLVENPIVAYWVSQSIEKINDSALRQNMPITAHLTQPVVKNTFWVCLIGKGYPAPRRNFRWCTERMKIQPAEQFIRETVRLHGETILVLGTRKAESTNRARNMKRREEKDRIRERLNYNSRMPNSYVYTPIEDWRTDEVWLYLMQWQNPWGVDNNDLFAMYRGATADNECPLVVDTNTPSCGDSRFGCWVCTLVNKDKSMEAMIHNDEEKEWLQPLLDLRDELDVDNDHDKRDFRRIYGKVELYERNVDGNTTIHNIPGPYLKEWREYWLKKVLLAQKSLQENAPPQFKDYPLISQAELTEIRRIWLEEKHEFEDTLPTIYHDITGLEFHDPDNEGQHRLLGTEEWRTLEELCDGDAMHLELMARLLDTERQFFTKTRRVGIYQALEKCFATSSRSKEEAIANAHYLREVKGAAARGDVQALQQQLEWGQMKFKK